The sequence GTGATGCCTGCACCTTTGCGTCCTGTCCAATGTAAATTTCTgctttgtgctcagtgtttttaGGGGACTGCTTCCCTGACCAGggtattaatgaatgaattagacTCAGTACAATGAGTGTAGTCAGTTTAGACATGCCCAACTCCTTTCCCCATTTCCAGTCGCATTATAAACCCTTGAATTTCTCATCTCTTCAGCCAGCGATGGACTTCTGCATACCAAATTATACCCAGATATTCCTCCACCGCTCATGCAGGCACCTTAAGCAgccagtaggagtcgctgttgcatcCAATCCAGCctttccctccctcaggcacggaCCTGGCTGATGGCACCACTGTCCATaacagactgctgcaccacccaagccaTAATGCTAATCATTGCGATTCATTAGAACTGATTGACTCTAGATTGTGTTTACAGAGCGTGTTGACAGGAAAGAAGTCGCGGTAAGACAGGACGAGCCGTACGGTGACATCATCATCTCACCGATACACCGGCAGCCACAGCAGATGGAGACACCGGTGTTTTGATTTCTTCACGTATTTGCATTGTTCAAGTGATCTTTAGCTTATGTCGAGTTATTGACTAAATCCGAATACATTCACTGGCcgctttattaggaacacctggaCACCTGCTCGTTCATGTCAATATCCAACCAATCCAGTGGTTTTAGCATGTGAGAAATTGCTGATTTCCAGGGATTCCCACCACAAGCTGTTTAGACAAAATTAAgtaaaacaaacccaaaaaacatccagtaagtggCAGTTCTGTGTTTCTAACAAAGCGGCCAGTTAGTGTGTTGAGAGTTCTAACGTTCAAATAGATGAAATTgagacattttatataaaatgaattattgtTCCTCTTGaattaatatgtattttatattacttTACATTTTGCTCATGTTCGACTTACCCAAATGTTTTATACTGAAAGTTTTTTACGATTTTATCTTTGTATGAATTGTTGAACGCACAACGTATTACGACTTttcttaatatttattattattgttcatttGTCTTTTTGGTCTTCTGTGCTATTATGGTGTTTTACTGgatattttactgtattgttttgagacagtgagaaaaatacaattaaatacctTTTTGGTACACTTGTCTTACACTCTATATTACCATATTGTTATggacaaaagtttgtggacatctgaccatgagcttaaaatcccattccaaaaccatggacattaatatgaaATTGCCCCATATCCAGCTATATCAGCGTCCACTCTTTTGACAACTTCGGGAAGTGTCCATGGGAATTAGttccaggcactgatgttaaaagaaaagacctggctcacatcgaaaacacctgaacttagtaatgagtgtaatgtaatgtggtgtccacatactttggttatatagtgtatatacttaAAAAACTTGAACAAGTCAATTGTTTCTTTACTAGTCATACAATAtaaactttattaggaacacctatacACATGTTTACACAGAATGgttgcaaaaacaaaacaaaacaaaaaaacatccagtgagcggcagttCTGACAGCGAGAATGCTTTGTTAATAAAAGAGGTCAGAGGTCAAGGCTACGGTAACACAGATAACCACTATTGACAATGATGGTAAGTATAAAAGCCTCTCAGAATGCACCAGTTCGTCAGATGCATCAAGATTTGATTCAATCCGGTTTTACTTTGGCTGCAGTGGGCACAAAGTCACCAACACTGGACAAATTTCTGAAATTCTGGCCATCATGCAGATGGTAGAGTCAGAATTTGGCATAAATAGCTTGAATCCATAGTCCCAACCTGCCTTTTGTCAATAGTTTATGCTGCTGGTTGTGGTGTAATGGTGTGGGGAATGTTTGGCACATCTGTTGAGACCTTTACTAGTAAAGCATGGTTTGAATTCCACAGCCTATCGAAGTATTGGTGTATAAGTGTATCCTTTAATGGCCACAATCCAGAATAATAATGCACAATGTCATGGAAGTCTTCTTAAATTATTTCCATTAACAAACAATACGTTCAGTGGCCtccccagtcaccagatcttGATCTGACAAAGCACCTTTGTGACTTGGCAGATCGATAAATTTGCAGCATGAATGTGCAGCAGTTCTCTGATGTATTCATTGTACCAAACACCTGAATCTCAAGGAAAGGTTTTTAATACCTTAAGGAATCGACAGCACAAAGAATTGAGGCTGTTCTAACACAAAAAGGGTCCTACACAATAATAGTGGTGTTCCTGATCAAATGACCCCTAAGGGTAGTGCACAATATAAAACATTTGGCACAAAAGTAGAGTAGGCACTATGCAAACCATAGAAAGCAGCGTAGAAAAAGTACAcaccatgtggccaaaagtaagtggacatcTGACCACGAGCATgtttgacatcccattccaaaaatgtgcgcattaatatggagttgaccCTTTCTTTGTAGtcctaacagcctccactcaagACTCAAAGCTTTCAacatgattttggagtgtgtttttaTTCCAATGATGGGGTTGAGATTAGAACTTTGGGGTTCCTTTTTACCAAACGTGTCAAACCATGGCAACTGGAAAAGGGCCTTACCCAACTGTGGCCCCAAAGATAAGGTTAGGAATTTATATGGCTCAGACATCAGAGCTCAATAATTACaaggctgtccacatacttttggccatttagtgtatgtTACATTAAAATGTCTTCATCATTTCAGTTCCTATATACAAATaacacaacaacaaacacaaatctATTGGCTAGTTCTTGACCCTAATCCTCTGTTTAGgacttaaaaaaaatatctcTACCCAGAATTACACTTGAAAGATACATGTGCGCTACATGGccaacagtatgtggacaccgggCCATGAGCTGGTTAGACATCATATACCAAAACTCCTTTGGGAATGATTACCACAAGGTATTGTGGaaatttgtgttttttcattcaAAGAGTAATTTGGACATCAGGCACCAATGTTATGTGAGTAAGTCTAGGTTGCAATTGGTGTTCTATATTTGCCAAAGGAGGGTTCATTAGAGTTGAGTTCCTCCacttgccacaaagttggaagcatctaACTGATATAATACAATAGATCTAATACACCAGCTAGTAAGGAGTCTATTCAAGGAGTTTAACAGGGTTGAGTAGGAAAGCTTCTACGGTACTGTTGTCACAAAACTGGAAGCATAGACCTGAACTCACTGATTAGGATGGATGTCCAcattattttggccatattgtgcacaAGTCCCTTACAAGTGTACTGAGTATGCGTTAGTACCACTCCAGAAAGACAAAGTCTGGACTACCACAGCTTGTCAGACTGTCTATTATTACAAACTATTTTGGTCAGTGTAGTTTCCATAATATACATCCATTAGAGGATTTTCATAAAGTGTAGggtcacaaatacaaaaagtgTCTCCTAATATGCATATCTTGACAGTGGCGTATCCTCCAGAAGATCATCCTGTGGAGAAGGAAATCAAGAACAGTTTTAAGTTTTGATCTTTGAACATAAATTACTCACAAAATGCTGTCTGATCTACAACCAAGTCAACAATGaatacacacagaaatacaagTATCATGGGCCTGGTCAGGCACTCAACCAGTTCATGGATGGAGAACCACCTCCAGTCTATGAGCAGCAAATGCAAGAAATTTAAAGGAATGAAACAATATCATGACATAACACACATTTTAGTGGACAAGAAGCATAACTGGACGGATATGTTTGGATAAAGAGCATTCATGAAGGCTCACCATGGGCAGATCATGCAATCGATGGAACTCAGGATGGTTGTTTTGTTGGCGAAACCTGATAAAGAGCATGGTGGAGAGCAGAGCTGTGCTAATGATGAACATGGAGATTAAGCCAGCAAGCAAAGGATCCCATGGAGAAGCAGAGGGCACTTTGGAGTCTAAATAATTGGAGATAAAGGCAAAATAATGTGTGACAGCCATAAAGAAATCCAAACTGTCAATAGCTGAATGTCGTTAAGGCTTTATCCAAATACCTTCATCTCCAACATCTAGTTCTGATGCTCCAACCTGATGAGAGTTCTCTAATGATGCAGATCCAGAAATCAGGACTTTCACAGTAGAAGCTGGACTGGATAGAAGAACTGGTGGAACCACTGATGGAATCACTTCAGAGGTGATAATGACGGATTGAGTTGAGGACTGATGCTCTTCATTAAGATTGGAAGATGCTGTAGTAGATAGAGGTGAACTGATCAATGATCCTGCTGTAACAGTGGTGCTCCTTAATGGAATGCGAGATGAACTGGGATCTGAAAAAgcaaaatttaaaaaagcagGGAAAGAAGATGCAGTCTGAGTGGATTTAAAACAGTATGTGGAAATAGGGTAGCACTACAATCAACCGACCACAAATCTCACAAATtactgccaatgttaagtatggactcactccgagcagcattggtgataatagtaacgagttaatccaactaaattcctttaatccaatctcccaaaatgaactaactgtgttgattaaatcatcgaagtcatcatcgtgtatactcgatcctgttccaactcgtttacttaaagatttactcccagctattgtagagcccctgcttacattaatcaatgcatcccttagccttgggtatgtacctaaattgtttaaaagtgctgttattaaacccctgattaaaaaacctaatcttgatccacatgttttatctaattataggccaatttcaaaccttccttttgtctcaaagatattagaaaaagtcgtttccaaacagctatgttcttatttgaatgaaaattgtattcatgaaaaatttcaatcaggatttagacccaaccatagtaccgaaaccgcattaattagagtagttaacgagttgttaatgtcttctgataatggatgtgtctcttttcttgttctattagatcttagtgcagcgtttgatacggtcgatcataacattttactggagaggctagaaaatacagtagatgttaaaggactcgcactctcttggtttcaatcatatttgactgaccgctctcaattcgtttatgtaaataataaa is a genomic window of Trichomycterus rosablanca isolate fTriRos1 chromosome 4, fTriRos1.hap1, whole genome shotgun sequence containing:
- the si:ch73-344o19.1 gene encoding uncharacterized protein si:ch73-344o19.1, translating into MDAGLMRMNNGSCDGVDDVHCNTAHLHTLSARPSEAGKGVPTTSLPTLSPHVSPNKINSINLLVTPENFNTKQPSTHLPAPAQIRGPNMDTDSAKGMSADSLPSSSLPSTELTSLDSEMNQKISNLNKTNIDTTGAGILYTAVPGHHTEASTKTQDPSSSRIPLRSTTVTAGSLISSPLSTTASSNLNEEHQSSTQSVIITSEVIPSVVPPVLLSSPASTVKVLISGSASLENSHQVGASELDVGDEDSKVPSASPWDPLLAGLISMFIISTALLSTMLFIRFRQQNNHPEFHRLHDLPMDDLLEDTPLSRYAY